GTGAGAAGGCCGATGTATCATCCGTGAGCGCCACCCCGACATCCGCCTGTTTCAGGGCACCGGCGTCATTCAGTCCATCGCCAACCATGAGCACGGCTTCACCCTGTGCCTGCACTCTGGCCACGAATGCCAGCTTGTCCGCCGGGGTCTGATGAAAATGCAACGGTACGTCCTCACCAAAGAGACGTCCCAATTTCCCCTTTTCCCGGTCACTATCGCCCGAAAGGAGCACGACCTTGTAGTGTTTCCGGAGTTCCCGCACCAGCGGTGCCACGCCATCGCGATACTGCCCGGCCAGAGCGAACTGCCCCCGTGGAACACCGTTCAGGGCAACGAAGACCCGCAACGGTGAGCCATCGGCGTCCTGTGCTTCAGCATCGTCTGCGGGGGGCAGGCCGCAGAACGAGCGCGATCCGGCGCGCACGGCGATCCCTGTCACAGTGCCCTGGATACCGCCACCAATCTCTTCGCTGAAACCCGTCACCGGAAGCACCGGATCATCGCTCAGGGCATCGAACACCGCCCGGCTCAGCGGGTGGTGCGAATTGCGCACCAGCGAACGCACCGCGGACCGCTCCGTTGGCGAGAGCGGCTCGCCGACGAACCGCACGCCCGATCCCCGGGCATGGGTGAGTGTCCCGGTCTTGTCAAAGATCACGGTGCGGATGCGGCCCATCCATTCCACGACGTCCGCATGCTTCGCATAGAACTTGCCGCGCCCGAACACGCGGAGTGCCGTGCCGAAGGCGAAGGGCGTCGACAGCGACAGGGCGCATGGACAGGCGACGATGAGCACGGCGGTGAGGGCATTCCATGCGATCGCGGTGTCGCGGGGGAACCAGTACGCGGCGGCGCCTGCTGCAACCACGAACAGCGCCGCCGTGAAATACTTCCCCGCGATGTTCGTGAGCCGCGTCAGATTGCCGGGCCGGTCCGTCCTGAATGCCGCTTCGTTCCAGAGTTGCGTGAGATAGCTCTGGGAGACGGTCTTCACGACCTCGAGTTCGATCGCGCTGCCGACCTGCCGGCCGCCGGCATGCACGAGATCACCCTGCTTCGCAGGGATGGGTGTGGATTCACCCGTCACAAAGCTGTAATCGATCGCGCCGGCATCGCTCATCAGGATCGCATCGGCCGGAACGATCTCGTTGTTCCGGATGATCACCCTCGCACCGGGTTCGAGCGACGTGACAGGCACCGTCGACTCTCCGTCCTTCTTCTTCAGCGTGACGGCGAGCGGGAAGTAGGACGCGTAGGTCCTGTCAAAATTCAGGCTGTCATAGGTCCGCTGCTGGAACAACCGTCCGAGCAGCAGGAAGAACACGAGCCCGCACAGCGAATCCACATACCCGAACCCCGTGCCCGTGAGGATCTCCACCGCGCTGCGCAGGAACAGGATCGCGACCCCGAGCGCGATCGGCAGGTCCAGGTTCACGACACGCGACCGGAGCCCGGCCAGTGCGCCACGGAAGAAGACGGTGGCGCTGTAGAACGTGACCGGCAGGGACAGGACCAGGCTCACGTACGCGAACAGCGAGCGCAGGAACGGCTCGAAGTCGCCGCCCGACAGGTACTCGGGGAACGCGAGGATCATCGTGTTCCCGAAACAGAACCCGGCGATGCCGATCCGCGCGTACAGGGAGCGGTCCGCTTCGCGGCGGGGCGTGCGCTGTGCGGACTCCAGCGTGATCGTTGGCTCGTAGCCGAGCGACGTCAGGAGTTCCACGACCTTGCGCAGGCCGGTCTTTTCATTCGCATAGCGTACAACGATCGACTTCCCGAGGAAATCCGCACGCGAATAGAGGATGCCGGGATCGAACCGGAAGAGGTTCTCGAGCAGCCAGATACACGATGCGCAGTGCATCTGGGGCACGAAGAACGTCACTGCGGTGATGGAGCCATCGGAGAAATCACACAGTCGTTCGGCGACTGCGGGGTCGTCGAGATACGCAAAGCGGTCATCGCCGACCGGTCGTGGTGCCGGCACAGGGCAGGACGCTGCATGTGAGAGCACGTCGTAGACGGCCTTGCAACCGGAGCAGCAGAACTGCAGGTCGCCACTGACAACCCCTTCGCCCCGAACGGGATCGCCACAGTGGACGCAGACGGCTGTATCGGGAGCGGGCGATGTGCCGCGGGATGTTGCCATGACAAAGGAAGCACAGGGGACAGGATTCTTTGGAGGAAGATAGGAAAATCAGCGCTGAAATTCACCTGAATTGTACGCAGGGCGCGGTTGCGTTTCTCGAGGGATGTCCGTACATTATCTTGCTGTCATTCGGAGCGTAGCGCAGCCCGGTAGCGCACTTGAATGGGGTTCAAGGGGTCGGGGGTTCAAATCCCCCCGCTCCGACAGCAAAAACGAGGCTCCACCATACGGTGGGGCCTCGTTTCATTGTGCCCGGAGGCGGGGGGCGGTGCAAGACCCGTGTAGGGGGGCCGAGCATGCTCGGCCCCTACAACAGCAATGCATCGACCCATGGAGGCAGGGGGGGTGGTGCTGCCCACCTAACCACGGGCAATCACGACAACCCCCGACGGCGCCTACGACGCCCCCGCCCCCTTCTCCGTCCACAATTTGTTCACGACGTACAGCAATGCGACACCGGCAACGAGGAAGACCCCGAACAGGATCCCCGCAAGCATCATCCGCCCGTACAGGAAATTGCCGACCGTGAACAGGGCAGACCACACCAGCGAACACCCTGCCACCCATCCCAACAACGCGAGGGGAATATTGTCACCCGCCAGCTTCGATGTCTCTTCCGGCAGGCCGGCCGCTTCCCGGATCACCTTCCATCCCGGACCGAACGGGCGTACCTTCTTGTAGAACGCGATCAGCACTTCACGCTCGGTCTCCGGACCGAACAGCGCCGTCGCCACCCAGCATACCGTGGTAATGCCGATCGTGAGCAACAACGCCACATGCGTGCTGAACACGATGTCTTCCTTCTTGAGAATGAGGAAGCCGATCGAGACCAGGAACGAACTCGCCATCGCAACGATCTCGCTCCAGGCATTCACCCGCCACCAGAACCAACGCACGAGATACAACAACCCCGTGCCCGCACCAACCTGCAGGATGATATCGAAGGCGTCTTTCGCAGTGTCCAGAAGGTAGACCGCCCCCGACGATGCGAAGAACAGGATGATCGTGACCACCCGCCCGGCCGTCACGTAGTGATGCTCGGTCTCGTTCTTCTTGATGAACCTGCGGTAGAAATCGTGCACCAGATATGACGCGCCCCAGTTCAGATGGGTCAGGATCGTGCTCGAATTCGCGGCGATCAGACCGCCGACCATCAAACCGACGAAGCCGACCGGCAGGAACTTGAGCATGGCAGGATATGCGATGTCGTGCCCGAGAAGACCCGGATCCAGGTTCGGGAACGCCGCCTGGATGTCCGAGAGCTGCGGATACACGATGATCGATGCAAGGCCGACGAGGATCCACGGCCAGGGGCGGAGGACGTAATGTGCCACATTGAAGAACAGCACTGCGCCGAGGGCATCGCGTTCCGACTTCGAGGCGAGCATACGCTGCGCAATGTAACTGCCGCCGCCCGGCTCCGCACCCGGATACCAGACCGCCCACCACTGCACGGCGATCGGCATGATGAAGATCGCGACCGCGATGTCCCAGTTGTTGCTGAAATCGGGGAGCATGTTCAGATAGTTGATGCCGTTCGGTCCCGTCGCCGTGGAGAGCTTGTCCACCAGCCCGGACAGCCCGCCGACCTGCGGAAGCTGCAGGGCGAAGTACGCCGCGGCGATCACGGCGGTCATCTTGATGAAGAACTGGATCATGTCGATCACCAGCACGCCCCACAACCCCGAGTGCGTGGCGAACACGACGTTGAGCGTCCCGACGATCAGCAGCGTCTGCCACCGGTCCATGCCGAACAGGATGCCGGCGATCTTGCACGCGGCAAGGTTCACCGTTGCCATGATCATACAGTTGAAGAAGAGGCCGAGATACACCGACCGGAACCCGCGCACCACGCTCGCAGCCTTGCCGGAGTAGCGGATCTCATAGAACTCCAGGTCGGTCATCACCCCCGAACGCCGCCAGAGGCGCGCGTAGAAGAAGACCGTCGCAACACCCGTCAGCACGAATGCCCACCACACCCAGTT
This genomic interval from Ignavibacteriota bacterium contains the following:
- a CDS encoding Na+:solute symporter, with translation MHITLLDWVVIGITLLVCFGPALFFGKRAGKSTAEFFASGRSVPWWLAGLSMVATTFSSDTPNLVTDIVRRQGVAGNWVWWAFVLTGVATVFFYARLWRRSGVMTDLEFYEIRYSGKAASVVRGFRSVYLGLFFNCMIMATVNLAACKIAGILFGMDRWQTLLIVGTLNVVFATHSGLWGVLVIDMIQFFIKMTAVIAAAYFALQLPQVGGLSGLVDKLSTATGPNGINYLNMLPDFSNNWDIAVAIFIMPIAVQWWAVWYPGAEPGGGSYIAQRMLASKSERDALGAVLFFNVAHYVLRPWPWILVGLASIIVYPQLSDIQAAFPNLDPGLLGHDIAYPAMLKFLPVGFVGLMVGGLIAANSSTILTHLNWGASYLVHDFYRRFIKKNETEHHYVTAGRVVTIILFFASSGAVYLLDTAKDAFDIILQVGAGTGLLYLVRWFWWRVNAWSEIVAMASSFLVSIGFLILKKEDIVFSTHVALLLTIGITTVCWVATALFGPETEREVLIAFYKKVRPFGPGWKVIREAAGLPEETSKLAGDNIPLALLGWVAGCSLVWSALFTVGNFLYGRMMLAGILFGVFLVAGVALLYVVNKLWTEKGAGAS
- a CDS encoding HAD-IC family P-type ATPase is translated as MATSRGTSPAPDTAVCVHCGDPVRGEGVVSGDLQFCCSGCKAVYDVLSHAASCPVPAPRPVGDDRFAYLDDPAVAERLCDFSDGSITAVTFFVPQMHCASCIWLLENLFRFDPGILYSRADFLGKSIVVRYANEKTGLRKVVELLTSLGYEPTITLESAQRTPRREADRSLYARIGIAGFCFGNTMILAFPEYLSGGDFEPFLRSLFAYVSLVLSLPVTFYSATVFFRGALAGLRSRVVNLDLPIALGVAILFLRSAVEILTGTGFGYVDSLCGLVFFLLLGRLFQQRTYDSLNFDRTYASYFPLAVTLKKKDGESTVPVTSLEPGARVIIRNNEIVPADAILMSDAGAIDYSFVTGESTPIPAKQGDLVHAGGRQVGSAIELEVVKTVSQSYLTQLWNEAAFRTDRPGNLTRLTNIAGKYFTAALFVVAAGAAAYWFPRDTAIAWNALTAVLIVACPCALSLSTPFAFGTALRVFGRGKFYAKHADVVEWMGRIRTVIFDKTGTLTHARGSGVRFVGEPLSPTERSAVRSLVRNSHHPLSRAVFDALSDDPVLPVTGFSEEIGGGIQGTVTGIAVRAGSRSFCGLPPADDAEAQDADGSPLRVFVALNGVPRGQFALAGQYRDGVAPLVRELRKHYKVVLLSGDSDREKGKLGRLFGEDVPLHFHQTPADKLAFVARVQAQGEAVLMVGDGLNDAGALKQADVGVALTDDTSAFSPACDVILDGSRLASLDRFLRFARSSRSVVLVAYAISVLYNVVGLSFAVRGALSPVIAAVLMPASSITVVAFTSLSLRLLARKRGLL